A stretch of DNA from Arthrobacter jiangjiafuii:
GCTCTCTGCCCAGAGCTCGGCAATTGATTCCAGGCCCTGTCGGTCGGCAAGTTCGACGAGCCGGCGGGTGATCTCCGGATCAGTGCTTTCCCTGCCGTGGTGGACCAGGGCCTGCGCTGCCAGGTGGGCAGCTTCGGATACTCGGGCCGGATCCGCGCCTCCGGGGAAGTTGGCGAAGTCCAGCGGAGCGTACAACTTGGGCTTGTGATGCCGTGGCGGCATTGAATTGGACTCACTCATAATTTGAGAATACTCCGCGCCCGGAACGGGCGTCGAGGACGGCGCCGGTCCGGGTGGGCGGGTGCCGGCACGCTGCGCCGAAAGGCGATTTTCCGGACGGCGCCCCGCCTTTCGTGACATACGTCCCTGGTGCGATAAAGTGGAGAAGTCGATTCGTCGGCGGCTGTATGGCTCTGGAATCCGAAACGGGAATCCGAGGCGCAAACGCCGGCCGGATGCGGCAGTGGGGCCTTTAGCTCAGTTGGTAGAGCATCGGACTTTTAATCCGTGGGTCGTGGGTTCGAGCCCCACAGGGCCCACCCTGTGATCCGGGGCGCTGTCTGTGGACACGTCGCGGAATGAAAAACGCCCCGGTCTTCGGACCGGGGTGTTTTCTTTTGCCCGATTTCGGCTCGGACGGTGCCTTTTGGTGGCGGCCACTGTTGGGAAGATGCCGCTTTGGCGCGTTCTATTCGTCATGACCCCGACTGTCGGCGGAGCGAGCCGAGTCGGCCGGGGCGCTTAGTCTTCGGTGCTGCCCGGAATTTCGTTGACGACGGCGGCAGGGGCCGGACGACGGCGCGTTGTGTCGAACTTCATCAGTTTGTGGGTCCCGTCGCAGTACGGCTTGATCGCCGACCCGCCGCAGCGGCACAACGCGACAGTTCCCCGGTCCCGGGGGATCGGAACGCCGTCGGGAGTCACGATCTCAAAGTCCCCCCGCACCAGCAGCGGCCCGTTGGGGCAGGCAACTACCGAGGCGGCAGGGCGCCCGGTACCGGATTCCGCGGGGACCTCCGATGCCGGGCAGCAGGCGCAGTCCTGGTCCCTGCCGTTGCCCTCCGGCGTCACGGGGTGACCCCGGCGGCCATTGCCGCTCCGGCCAGGGCGTCGGCTGCTGCGGCTCCGGAAGAGTCGGAGTCCACAGCCCGCAACGCGGAGCGGCCCTCCTGCCAGGCCTGGAGCTGGTCCCGGCCCATCAGTGCATCCAAGGTCAGCACGGTGGCGGCACCGAACATCACATCGGCCAGCAGGGCCGGATCCGACTCTGCGAGGCCGCCCGCCAGGTCCCTGGCCGCTATCTGTTCGTGCACGGCGTCGGCTTCCACATGCTCGTCGAAGTAGTAAGTGACATCCTCACCGAAGCCCAGCCGACGGAAGCCGCGGGCGTAGAAAGAGTTGGGGATGGAGGAGGTCATCTCGAACGCAGCCAGATGTCCGGCGATGGCACCGCGCAGCCGACGGTTCAGCCCGAACAGGGACATGGCGTTGGAGGAGGCCAGTGTCAGCGCGGGCACAAAATCCAGGTACCAGCCGTACTCGGTTTCCAGCTCCAGGCCCCGCATCGTCACGGCGAAGAGGTGCGAGTGCATGCGCTCCGGGCGTCCGCCGCCGTATTCGTCGGCCTGGATCTCAATCAGGGCGGCCTTCGCCCGGCCGACCGGCAGGCGGGGGATGGCCCAGCTGTGCGGGTCGGCTTCCTTAAGCTGGTAAACCGAGCGCAGGATCAGGAATTCCTTCAACTGGTCGGCTGTCGCCTTGGAGGCGACAAAGCGGGAAATGCTGGGTCCGTCGTCGGCGGCTGCCATCCGGAACAGTTCCTCGGCAACCGCCTCGCTGCCGGACCCGGTCAGCTCCGGGACGGGGACGGTACGGCGAAGGGCAGCCTCAAAGGATGCCTCCAGTTCCAGCCGCAGGCCTACGAGGCCCGGATTCCATTCCAGGTCATCCGATACCCCGTCCAACCCGCTGTAGTGGAGTTCGTAGAGGCAGAAGAGGGTCAGCTGGATGTCCTCATCACGAAGAATGTCCTCAGTGGCGGAAGCTGCGTCCCGGGCTGCCGTGGTCAACTCCGACAGGGCGGCCGCAGCAGGCGGCTCCGCCGCGGACAGCAGGTCGAAGAGAGTGGTGCTGAGGGGTCCGCGGGGTGCGGGGATCTTCATTCTTAATCCTTTGTGCTCCGGTACGGGGTGCGCCAGGCTCTAGTGCTGGACGGTAAAACCGGACATAAGCATACTTGGTAATTTCCCTGCGGAGCCAGCAGGGGGACGTGGCCCCCCAGCGCAGCGGTCATTGACCTTTGCCGGCTTTCGACGTGAGATAGGAGAAGTTAATGCGAAATGCCCAGGGATGAAATGCCAGGGAGGGGGACCCCTTGCCGTACGTGGATGCGGGGCCAGGCCTGTTGGTTCCGGCGCTGATCCTGATGGCAGCAGCCCTGGCCCTGACGGCTGTGGGAGTGGATGCTGCCTTGGCGCGGCGCGACAGCGAGACGCTGTTTTGGGTTGGACTCACCGGGCTGCTGACTCTCCTGCTGGCAGTTGCGTGGGCGGCTGCCGAGAGCACTTGGGCTGCACCCTGGGTCGGGCTGGCGGCTGTTGCCGGGTCCGCCGGGGCATCTTTGTGGGTGGTCCGCCGCCAGCGGCGCCGCCAGCTGGCCAGGCACCGGAAAGAGGTCAGCGGCCGGGTCCATGAGCTTCAGCGCCGGCACGACGCCGTCCTGCTCAGCTGGAGCTCGTATGAGTTGGACGCCTGGAAAGCAGTGGAAAAACCCGGGCTTGCGGACCTGGACAAGCCTGAAACGAAGGGCTTAATGCGGGCGATGAGGGAGGCGGCCTCGCTTCGCCCTGATGACGGCGCTCAGGGGGCTGCCGGCGTCGGAACAGACACCGGACTGGACGCATATGCACTCGCAGTGACGCGGCTGGAGGAGGCATGGCAAACTGCGGAGGATTCCGCCGGGGACGGGCGCGCGGCGTAGGCAAGGGCGGCTCTGGACGAATCCGGGGATCACTGACAGGCTCAGCGGCATGACCGAGCACAGCAGGGACGACGTTGACCTCTCCCGGAACCGCGACCATAACCGCTTCGAGCTGCGCGTGGGAGGTGAATTGGCGGGCACCGCAGAGTATGTGGACGAGCCCGACGGAATAGCGCTGACCCACACCGTGGTCCGTGAGGAATACCGGCACCAGGGATATTCGTCGATGCTGATGAGGTTTGCAGCAGAGGAGATTATCGCTTCGGGGCGGCGGATCAAGCCTTATTGCTCCTACGCCGCTGCGTACCTCGGGAAACACCGGGAGCTCAGCCACCACGTGTCCTGGCCGCAGGAGACCCGGTAGCCGGGCCGATGTCACAGCCTGTGTTAATTGAAGCTGGCTCCCCGCTCTGCATATGGGGGGAACGCAGAAGGGGGAGCCAGTAAAAATAGTATAGTGGCACTGGTCGGGAGAAATCCAATCAGGGGGTGGCGCGGGTGGCAGTGTCAGCCAAGGCTTTTCAGGGCTGGCGCGCCATGGCGGCCCCAATGGAAACCACCGCCGACCTGTGTCGGCTGGCAGGCATCAAACGTTCCACCCTCGCCCAGCAGCTGGTGCGGGGCAGGGTCTCCGTCAGCACTGTCGTGAAGGTCGCCCGGGCCTGTGACCAGGACCCGGTAGAGACCCTGTCCTACTT
This window harbors:
- a CDS encoding CDGSH iron-sulfur domain-containing protein; amino-acid sequence: MTPEGNGRDQDCACCPASEVPAESGTGRPAASVVACPNGPLLVRGDFEIVTPDGVPIPRDRGTVALCRCGGSAIKPYCDGTHKLMKFDTTRRRPAPAAVVNEIPGSTED
- a CDS encoding iron-containing redox enzyme family protein; the encoded protein is MKIPAPRGPLSTTLFDLLSAAEPPAAAALSELTTAARDAASATEDILRDEDIQLTLFCLYELHYSGLDGVSDDLEWNPGLVGLRLELEASFEAALRRTVPVPELTGSGSEAVAEELFRMAAADDGPSISRFVASKATADQLKEFLILRSVYQLKEADPHSWAIPRLPVGRAKAALIEIQADEYGGGRPERMHSHLFAVTMRGLELETEYGWYLDFVPALTLASSNAMSLFGLNRRLRGAIAGHLAAFEMTSSIPNSFYARGFRRLGFGEDVTYYFDEHVEADAVHEQIAARDLAGGLAESDPALLADVMFGAATVLTLDALMGRDQLQAWQEGRSALRAVDSDSSGAAAADALAGAAMAAGVTP
- a CDS encoding GNAT family N-acetyltransferase, with translation MTEHSRDDVDLSRNRDHNRFELRVGGELAGTAEYVDEPDGIALTHTVVREEYRHQGYSSMLMRFAAEEIIASGRRIKPYCSYAAAYLGKHRELSHHVSWPQETR